A single window of Nitrospirota bacterium DNA harbors:
- a CDS encoding EamA family transporter, with translation MIIWSTLGVFIKSAELPVATIMFYPSAISVFIQLPMFLSKKMRQEFPSFKKISLLALVSLVVLSNTYSFFLAYSWTTIPNAVFTHYIAPVLVAILSPVFLKDKLHVSIFISLTVATIGLWLILKDVSIVTIVKNGGFDRNFFGIISGLVSGVMYAVLVILLKLYMSMYNRNIIVFIQNTFVALYLLPFVTLPPRQYIWMFIVIGIFHSTIANYLYYKGLEKVQACKAAILGYIEPVGSILCGIIFLSEHVNLFSLIGGIMIIFSGYIVMRQKHEKCVQPL, from the coding sequence ATGATAATATGGAGCACTCTTGGAGTGTTTATAAAGAGTGCTGAATTACCTGTTGCAACGATAATGTTTTATCCATCTGCTATTTCTGTCTTTATTCAACTTCCCATGTTTCTGAGTAAAAAGATGCGTCAGGAGTTTCCGTCTTTTAAGAAGATTTCATTGTTGGCTTTAGTAAGCTTAGTGGTGCTATCGAACACCTATTCGTTTTTTCTTGCTTATTCGTGGACAACTATACCTAATGCCGTCTTTACGCACTACATAGCGCCGGTTTTAGTAGCAATACTTTCACCAGTTTTTCTTAAAGATAAACTTCATGTTTCTATCTTCATATCCCTGACTGTTGCCACAATTGGGTTATGGTTGATTTTAAAGGATGTCTCAATCGTTACGATTGTTAAAAACGGTGGGTTTGACAGGAATTTCTTTGGCATAATCTCTGGTCTTGTCTCAGGAGTAATGTATGCTGTGTTGGTCATATTGTTAAAGCTCTACATGAGTATGTATAACCGGAATATAATTGTTTTTATACAAAACACGTTTGTTGCACTGTACCTGCTTCCATTTGTCACATTGCCGCCGAGGCAATATATTTGGATGTTTATAGTTATAGGGATTTTTCACTCAACTATAGCCAACTACCTTTACTACAAGGGATTGGAAAAAGTACAGGCATGCAAAGCTGCCATTTTAGGCTATATCGAACCAGTAGGGTCTATATTGTGTGGTATAATATTTCTTTCCGAACATGTTAATCTGTTTTCACTTATCGGTGGCATTATGATTATTTTCTCAGGCTACATCGTTATGAGGCAAAAACATGAGAAGTGCGTACAGCCGTTATAG
- a CDS encoding zinc dependent phospholipase C family protein has translation MLKIYYLVLFLLLPSVCYAWGPLTHTYLANEVLFFSFLLPPFVSSIINRFKEDFLYGNIMADMVLGKKYLPQDKSSHSWDFGFRLADGAKTPQQKAFAFGYISHLAADTVAHDILTKESKNIEHTLYELKADSFINKKYWLQAVAIKKSVQKRNDLFLENSICKLFLSFKINKRIYKSLLFMSLFTTGGVMNIVEGHMPFSYTPPRHMIEDLTEESLGRIIDILRHGRTSKIADIKPSGEIIHGKLYKSLFL, from the coding sequence ATGCTCAAGATTTATTATCTTGTTTTGTTTCTATTGTTGCCATCTGTCTGTTATGCCTGGGGGCCTCTGACCCATACGTATCTGGCAAATGAGGTGCTGTTTTTTTCTTTTTTACTGCCGCCTTTTGTCAGTTCCATTATTAACCGGTTTAAAGAGGATTTCCTCTACGGTAACATAATGGCGGATATGGTGCTGGGGAAGAAGTATCTCCCGCAGGACAAGAGCTCCCATTCGTGGGATTTCGGTTTCAGACTTGCTGATGGAGCCAAAACCCCTCAACAAAAAGCTTTTGCTTTTGGTTATATCTCACACCTTGCCGCCGATACGGTTGCACACGATATTTTGACCAAAGAAAGCAAAAACATTGAGCATACACTTTATGAACTCAAAGCCGACAGCTTTATTAATAAAAAGTACTGGCTGCAGGCAGTTGCCATAAAAAAGAGTGTACAGAAACGCAATGACTTGTTTTTAGAAAATTCAATTTGCAAGCTGTTTTTGTCTTTTAAAATTAATAAGAGAATTTATAAGAGTCTGCTCTTTATGTCACTGTTTACCACTGGTGGCGTTATGAACATTGTTGAAGGACATATGCCATTTTCATACACTCCGCCCCGCCATATGATTGAGGACCTTACTGAGGAATCCCTGGGCCGCATAATAGATATTTTAAGGCATGGCAGAACATCCAAAATTGCCGACATAAAGCCAAGCGGCGAAATAATACACGGAAAGCTGTACAAAAGTCTTTTTTTGTAG